The Bacteroidota bacterium genome includes the window TTTTGCCGTGCGTCTCCTGCTTAAATGCACTGGCCGGAAAATATCCTTAAATGAAAGTTGGGTATCTATCGTAGCTCTGAATCGTTTGTCACCGGACAGGTAATACGTTCTTCGGTAACGGTTTAACAGCGTCGGTTCGAGGTGGGCAAGTTCGTTGTAGACCTGGGGAGGTAACTGAGTTTTATCAAATATCTCTTGCAGTGTCTTTTTAGTAAAAGGCTCCTGCAGGCTAAAGGGGAGAAGTGGCATCGACTTTTTGTAGCCGGCGAGGCCTTCCTTGATTTTGAATTCAAGTACCGGCTTCGCAATCGGCCCCATCAATGAACCATACCATCGAATGCGGACTTTTTGCCTTTGGGCGATCCCGTCGAGCGTAACCCGGTAGGCTTGTAATGATGGGGTGTCCAGGTAAATATTATTGATGAATCGTGCTTCGTAGACAGAGGAAAAAACAGCCGGATTCATCTTGAGAATCATCTCCATTTTTTCGAACGACATGCCATGCATTGCATATTTTCGTTCGTATCGCAACATTGAAGCGATGCCTGAACGTTCAGGGATGGTATGATCTAACACAGAAATAGGACGCCTTTCAAGTTATCTTGTGATCAGTGTCGATGCGGTATAAAAACCTGGAACACGGAGTAATTCTGGTAATCGCATTCACTGCGATGCCGTACCATAAACATTGCCATACATGAGGTCTGCAACCCGCTTCTGGTCAGCCGGCACCTGTTTGCCGTTCATCCAGCAAAGAGAGCCTTCTTCGATTAGCATGGGTACCTCGACATCCTGCATCGTGAAATTATTGCTTTCGATTGAAGCGGGGCCAAATTCTGGTTTCTTTTGATAAATGGCTACACCGACGCGACTACTCTGCACAGCAACATCGTTAACATTCACAACCGACTGATCTTTGCTGGCAATAGCTATTTCACTGCCATAAATAGTAAGCAGCCGGCCATTTATTACACTAAACTCGCCGGCGCTAAATGCTTTATCGCCGGCGTTTCTAATTTCTACGTCCCGTAAAGTTAGCGTCGACCCTGATACATCAACCCCATCATTTCCTGTGTTTTCGAACAGCGCATTTGAAATGATGCCTTCAACAAAATCACCGTCGAAAGCATCCGACATTGAATTAGAGAACACAACGCTATCCATTTCGAATGATGTGCGGATCAGGTTCAATGCATCCTCGGAGCGGGCACCCTCAAATGTGGTGTTTTTAAATACTACTTCAGATTGATAGAAGGATACGCTGCCCGTAAGCACCCACCCACTTTGGTTGACACTGCTCAAGTGTTCAAATACTGTATGGTTAA containing:
- a CDS encoding polyphosphate polymerase domain-containing protein; its protein translation is MLRYERKYAMHGMSFEKMEMILKMNPAVFSSVYEARFINNIYLDTPSLQAYRVTLDGIAQRQKVRIRWYGSLMGPIAKPVLEFKIKEGLAGYKKSMPLLPFSLQEPFTKKTLQEIFDKTQLPPQVYNELAHLEPTLLNRYRRTYYLSGDKRFRATIDTQLSFKDIFRPVHLSRRRTAKSDFTVLELKYAIKDDEDANIISSAFPFRVTKSSKYTLGIASLRQ